GCCGGACGACGAAGCGTTCGTGCGGGCCCTGGACGCCGAGCTCGCCGCGGCCGAGCCGCTGCGGGACAACGCGTTCAAGGTGCGCCTCGCCCGCGATCTCGCGCGTGACGTCCTCGGGCGCCTCGCGGCAGCACCCCCCGTGTCCTGAATCCAGCCCTCGCCTGACCTCCGCTTCCAGGGAGAACCCCATGCCGGACACCGCCAGCGCCCTCGGGACGCCCGCCGAGCGCAGGGAGGGCCCCCAGAAGGTGACCGGGACCGCCCTGTACGCCGCCGAGCACACCCCTGAGGGATGCGCCTACGCCTGGCCGGTGCCCGCCACGGTGGCGCGCGGCGCGGTCACCGCCGTCGACGACACGGCGGCCCGTGAGCTGCCCGGCGTCATCGAGGTCCTCACCCACCTGAACGCGCCGCGCCTGGAGAAGCCGGACGACGCGACGCTGGCCGTGCTGCAGGACGCGCGGGTACCGCACCGGGGCTGGTACGTCGCGCTTGTCGTCGCCGAGAGCCTGGAGGCGGCACGCGAAGGCGCGGCGGCCGTCCGCGTCACCTACGCCGAGGAGCCGCACGACGTCACCCTGAAGGCGGATCATCCCGGGGCCTATGTTCCGGAGGACGAGGACGGCACCTCGGGAGAGCACGTCCGCGGCGACGCGGAGGGCGCGTTCGCCTCCGCTCCCTCCCGCGTCGACGTCTCCTACCGGGTGCCGCCGCTGCACAACCACCCCATGGAGCCGCACGCGGCCACCGCCGGGTGGCAGGACGGGCGGCTGACCGTGCACGACAGCAGCCAGGGCGCGACCACCGTCCGCGACGTCCTGGCAAAAGTGTTCGCTCTGCCCAAGGAGCAGGTCACGGTCGTCTCCGAGCACGTCGGAGGCGGCTTCGGCTCCAAGGGCACGCCGCGCCCGCACGTGGTGCTGGCCTCCATGGCCGCCCGCGTGACCGGCAGGCCCGTCAAACTCACCCTGCCGCGGCGCCAGTTGGCGGCCGTGGTGGGCCACCGCGCGCCGACCCTGCACCGGGTGCGGCTGGGGGCGGAGAGGGACGGCAGGCTGACGTCCGTGATCCATGAGGTGACCACGCACACCTCTCACGTCAAGGAGTTCGTCGAGACGGCCGCCGCCGCCACGCGTGTCATGTACCCCTCGGCGCACGCCCGCACCACCCATCGCGTGGTGCCGCTCGACGTGCCGAGCCCGTCCTGGATGCGCGCCCCGGGCGAGGCCCCCGGCATGTACGCGCTGGAGTCGGCGATGGACGAGCTCGCCGCGGCCCTGGGCATCGACCCGGTGGAGCTGCGCCTGCGCAACGACACCCGCACGGAACCCGACACCTCCAAGCCCTTCAGCAGCCGTCACCTCGCCGAGTGTCTGCGCGACGGCGCCCGGCGCTTCGGCTGGTCCGAGCGCGACCCCCGCCCCCGCTCGCGCGCCGAAGGGCCCGTCCTGGTGGGCAGCGGGGTCGCCGCGGCCACCTACCCGGTGGTCGTCGCACCGTCCCAGGCCAGCGCCCACGCCTACCCGGACGGCAGCTTCGTGGTCCGCGTCAACGCCACCGACATCGGCACGGGCGCCCGCACCGTGCTCGCCCAGGTCGCCGCCGACGCTCTCGGCGTCCCGCTGGACTCCGTACGCACCGACATCGGCAGCAGCGACCTGCCGTCCGCGCCACTGGCGGGCGGTTCCTCGGGGACGGCGTCCTGGGGCTGGGCCGTCCACGAGGCCTGTACGCGGCTTGCCACACGCCTTGCCGGACAGCAGGGCCAGCAGCTGCCTCCGGAGGGCGTCGGCGCCAGCGCCGACACCGCGGGGGAGGCCGACGCGGACAGCGACTACGCCCGGCACTCCTTCGGCGCCCACTTCGCCGAGGTCGGCGTCGACACGGTGTCCGGCGAGGTCCGGGTGCGCCGGTTGCTCGGGGTCTACGCGGCCGGGCACATCCTCAACTCCCGTACCGCACGGTCGCAGTTCATCGGGGCCATGACCATGGGCATCGGCATGGCGCTGACCGAGGGCAGCACCATGGACGCGGCCTTCGGCGACTTCACGGAGGCCGACCTCGCCGCCTATCACGTACCGGCCCACGCGGACGTGCCCGCGATCGAGGCGCACTGGATCGACGAGGACGACCCCCACCTCAACCCCATGGGCAGCAAGGGGATCGGCGAGATCGGCATCGTCGGGACGGCCGCGGCCATCGGCAACGCGGTGCACCACGCGACAGGTCTGCGGCTGCGTGAACTTCCCCTCACGCCGGACCGGGTACTGACGGGCGGTCTCTGACCCGCAGGGGTACAGGACACGCGGTGGTCACACCGCGGCCCGCTTCTCCCGCGTCCAGGCCAGCAGTTCCTCCGCCGTCCAGGTCGTCACCACGCGCTCGGCGGGCACCCCGCACTCCTCGGCCCGCGCGCACCCGATCACCTGCCAGTCCAGCTGCCCCGGCGCGTGCGCGTCGGTGTCCACGGAGAACAGCACTCCGGCGTCCACGGCACGGCGCAGCAGCCGACGCGGCGGGTCGAGCCGCTCCGGCCTGCTGTTGATCTCCACCGCCGTGCCCGCGGCGGCGCACGCGGCGAACACCTCGTCCGCGTCGAACTGCGACTCCGGCCTGCCGCGCCCGGTGACCAGCCGTCCGGTGCAGTGGCCGAGCACGTCCGCACGGGGGTTGCTGACGGCGGCGACCATGCGCCGGGTCATCGCGGCGGCGTCCATGCGCAGCTTGGAGTGCACGGAGACGACCACCACGTCGAGCTGGTCGAGCAGCTCCGGCTCCTGGTCGAGCGAGCCGTCGTCGAGGATGTCGCACTCGATGCCCATGAGCAGCCGGAAGGGCGCCCAGCGCTCGTTGAGGCCCGCCACCACCGCCAGCTGCTCGCGCAGCCGCTCCGGCGACAGGCCGCGCGCGATGGTCAGCCGCGGCGAGTGGTCGGTGAGCACGGCCCACTCATGGCCGAGCGCCTGGGCCGCGCGCCCCATCTCCTCGATGGGACTGCCGCCGTCGGACCAGTCGGAGTGCAGGTGGCAGTCGCCGCGCAGCAGCGCCCGCAGATCGGCGCCGCCCTCGGCGAGCGGCGCGCCCGCCTCGTCCTCGAGCCGCTCCAGATATCCCGGCACGTCGCCGTTCAGTGCCTCGCGGACCACTCCGGCGGTCTTGGGGCCGATCCCCTTGAGCGACTCCAGGGACCCGTCGGCGACGCGCCGCGCGGCCTCACCGTCGGCGAGAGCGCCCACCACCGCGGCCGCGGTGCGAAAGGCCCGCACACGGTAGGTCGGGGCACGGCCGCGCTCCAGCAGGAAGGCGATCCGTTCCAGCGCCTCGACGGGATCCATCAGCACCTCCGGCCGTCGGGGACCGCGACGGCGTACGTGTGCTTCCAGCGTCGCCCACAAAGGGCGGCGGGGCATGTGAGGGCTGGAGCCCGCCCCGGGGTGCCCCCGGGGTGCCGCCTACGCCGCGGGTTCGGCGGAGGGCTCGTCGGGCATGGCCGCGACCGGCCCCCTGAAGTCCAGCACGGCCTCGGCTCTCTGCTGGGTCTCCTCGGCGGCCTTGCGGGCTGTCGCGAGGACGTCGCCGTGCTCCTGGACGAGGGTTTCGTAGATCGGCGCCTCAGCGGCGTCATTGGCTGGCATGACCAGCAGCTCCTTGGTCGGGTGACTGTAATGGTTCAGTTCGGCCGCAGGCGGCCGGTCCGCGACCTTACGCTGCGCGTGCGGGTCTCCGCGGACCGGGGTCGACCGCTGAGACGCCCGCCCCGGTGAACCGTGGAGAGCCCGGGTGAGCCGGAAATCCGGCGGGTGTACGTGAAATGGGCGCCCCACCCGCCCGAAGCCGGGCGGGATCCGGGGGCCGATGTGAGACTGCTGGTGAGGCGGTGATCACAGATGTCGAGCCATCCCAGGGAGCCCGAACCCGGTGCCCCGGGCCCCGGTGACACCGGTCACGGCAAGCGTGACCCTCGGCAGCCCGGTCCCGGGGAGCAGCTGTTCGAGCAGTTGCTGGCGTCGGCGCACGCGGCGGCGCCGATGGAGCTTCCCGCCCTGGCGCGGCGCTTCGCCGACGCCGTCGGGCTCGACGGGGTCGACGTGTACCTCGTGGACCTCCAGCAGCGGCATCTGGTGCCGCTGGGCGAGGGGCCGCCCAGCCTCGGTGTGGACACCTCCGTCGCCGGTTCGGCCTACCGGGCGCACGCGCTGCGGATCGAGGAACTGCCCCACGGCAGGATCGTCGCCTGGCTGCCGCTGATCGACGGCGCCGAGCGTCTGGGTGTGATCGGTGCCACGGCGCCGGTCATCGACGTCGCGCTGCTGCGCCGCTGTCGCATGCTGGCCTCCGTCCTGGCCATGACGATCACCTCGAAGCGGGCGTCGAGCGACAGCTTCGCGCGCCGGACACGCTCCGAGCCCATGCGGCTTCCCGCCGAGATGCTCCGGGCCTTCCTGCCGCCCAGGACGATCGGCAACTCCCGGGTGATCTCGACCGCCGTCCTCGAACCCGCGTACGAGATCGGCGGTGACGCCTTCGACCATTCGCTGACCCCGTCGACCCTGCATGTGGCGATCCTGGACGCCATGGGCCACAACCTCGCGTCGGGGCTGACGACCGCCGTGGCCATGGCGGGCTGCCGCAATGCCCGCCGCGCCGAGGCACCGCTGCCCGAGTTGGTCGAAACCGTCCAGCACGCGCTGGCCGGGTGGCTGCCCGAGCAGTTCTGCACGGGAATCCTCGCCCAGCTCGACCTGGCCGACGGGGTGCTGCGCTGGTGCAACTGCGGCCATCCGCCGCCCCTGCTGATCCGGGACCACCGTGTGCTCGACAGGGCGCTGGAGCGGCCGTCCCAGCCGCCCATGGGGACGCCCGCGCTGCTGGCCGA
This Streptomyces sp. NBC_01283 DNA region includes the following protein-coding sequences:
- a CDS encoding PHP domain-containing protein, which gives rise to MDPVEALERIAFLLERGRAPTYRVRAFRTAAAVVGALADGEAARRVADGSLESLKGIGPKTAGVVREALNGDVPGYLERLEDEAGAPLAEGGADLRALLRGDCHLHSDWSDGGSPIEEMGRAAQALGHEWAVLTDHSPRLTIARGLSPERLREQLAVVAGLNERWAPFRLLMGIECDILDDGSLDQEPELLDQLDVVVVSVHSKLRMDAAAMTRRMVAAVSNPRADVLGHCTGRLVTGRGRPESQFDADEVFAACAAAGTAVEINSRPERLDPPRRLLRRAVDAGVLFSVDTDAHAPGQLDWQVIGCARAEECGVPAERVVTTWTAEELLAWTREKRAAV
- a CDS encoding xanthine dehydrogenase family protein molybdopterin-binding subunit — protein: MPDTASALGTPAERREGPQKVTGTALYAAEHTPEGCAYAWPVPATVARGAVTAVDDTAARELPGVIEVLTHLNAPRLEKPDDATLAVLQDARVPHRGWYVALVVAESLEAAREGAAAVRVTYAEEPHDVTLKADHPGAYVPEDEDGTSGEHVRGDAEGAFASAPSRVDVSYRVPPLHNHPMEPHAATAGWQDGRLTVHDSSQGATTVRDVLAKVFALPKEQVTVVSEHVGGGFGSKGTPRPHVVLASMAARVTGRPVKLTLPRRQLAAVVGHRAPTLHRVRLGAERDGRLTSVIHEVTTHTSHVKEFVETAAAATRVMYPSAHARTTHRVVPLDVPSPSWMRAPGEAPGMYALESAMDELAAALGIDPVELRLRNDTRTEPDTSKPFSSRHLAECLRDGARRFGWSERDPRPRSRAEGPVLVGSGVAAATYPVVVAPSQASAHAYPDGSFVVRVNATDIGTGARTVLAQVAADALGVPLDSVRTDIGSSDLPSAPLAGGSSGTASWGWAVHEACTRLATRLAGQQGQQLPPEGVGASADTAGEADADSDYARHSFGAHFAEVGVDTVSGEVRVRRLLGVYAAGHILNSRTARSQFIGAMTMGIGMALTEGSTMDAAFGDFTEADLAAYHVPAHADVPAIEAHWIDEDDPHLNPMGSKGIGEIGIVGTAAAIGNAVHHATGLRLRELPLTPDRVLTGGL
- a CDS encoding PP2C family protein-serine/threonine phosphatase; amino-acid sequence: MSSHPREPEPGAPGPGDTGHGKRDPRQPGPGEQLFEQLLASAHAAAPMELPALARRFADAVGLDGVDVYLVDLQQRHLVPLGEGPPSLGVDTSVAGSAYRAHALRIEELPHGRIVAWLPLIDGAERLGVIGATAPVIDVALLRRCRMLASVLAMTITSKRASSDSFARRTRSEPMRLPAEMLRAFLPPRTIGNSRVISTAVLEPAYEIGGDAFDHSLTPSTLHVAILDAMGHNLASGLTTAVAMAGCRNARRAEAPLPELVETVQHALAGWLPEQFCTGILAQLDLADGVLRWCNCGHPPPLLIRDHRVLDRALERPSQPPMGTPALLADVTWEVHEEALEPGDRVLMYTDGVTELRTGGGAEFGLERFTDSIIRATAAGEPAPEALRQLIHSILDRQDNQLRDDATLLLLEWRPPGTR